A single region of the Pseudosulfitobacter pseudonitzschiae genome encodes:
- a CDS encoding homocysteine S-methyltransferase family protein produces MTHSTRTDTARQLAALAHDRILILDGAMGTQIQTLGLSEEDYAGHGSGHVCRHHSELPQKGNNDLLILTQPDAVEEIHFNFAMAGADIVETNTFSATTIAQADYGMEDAVHDLNADGARIARRAMDRATAIDGKPRFVAGAVGPTNRTASLSPDVNDPGYRAVTFDDLRVAYGQQVRGLIAGGADLILIETIFDTLNAKAAIFACYEAFEEHGAKLPLMISGTITDASGRTLSGQTPTAFWHSVSHARPFTVGLNCALGAAAMRPHIAELAGVADTLICAYPNAGLPNAFGEYDEGPDETASQVGEFAAEGLVNIVGGCCGTTPDHIKAIADAVAQYAPRKLREKVAA; encoded by the coding sequence ATGACACACAGCACCCGAACCGACACCGCACGGCAGCTTGCCGCACTGGCCCACGACCGCATCCTGATCCTTGATGGCGCGATGGGTACGCAAATCCAAACCCTTGGCCTGTCCGAAGAGGATTACGCGGGGCACGGCTCGGGCCATGTGTGCAGGCACCACTCCGAACTCCCGCAAAAGGGCAACAATGATCTGTTGATCCTGACCCAGCCCGATGCGGTCGAGGAAATCCATTTCAATTTTGCCATGGCCGGTGCCGACATCGTCGAGACCAACACATTCTCCGCCACCACCATCGCGCAGGCCGATTATGGCATGGAAGACGCCGTTCACGACCTGAATGCCGATGGAGCGCGTATTGCCCGCCGCGCGATGGACCGAGCCACCGCGATCGACGGCAAACCGCGCTTTGTCGCCGGTGCCGTGGGCCCAACCAATCGCACCGCCTCGCTCAGTCCCGATGTGAATGACCCCGGCTATCGCGCCGTCACCTTCGACGATCTGCGCGTGGCTTATGGCCAGCAGGTACGCGGGCTGATCGCGGGCGGTGCCGATCTGATCCTGATCGAAACCATCTTTGACACGCTCAACGCCAAGGCCGCGATATTTGCCTGCTATGAAGCGTTCGAGGAACACGGCGCAAAGCTGCCGCTGATGATCTCGGGCACCATCACCGATGCCTCGGGGCGCACGTTGTCGGGCCAGACGCCCACCGCCTTCTGGCATTCTGTCAGCCACGCCCGCCCCTTTACCGTCGGGCTGAACTGCGCCCTTGGGGCCGCTGCAATGCGCCCGCACATCGCCGAACTGGCCGGTGTCGCCGACACGCTGATCTGCGCCTACCCCAACGCCGGCCTGCCCAATGCCTTTGGCGAATATGACGAAGGCCCGGACGAAACCGCCAGTCAGGTCGGTGAATTCGCCGCCGAAGGGTTGGTAAACATCGTTGGCGGCTGCTGTGGAACCACGCCCGACCACATCAAGGCCATCGCCGATGCCGTGGCCCAATACGCCCCCCGCAAACTGCGTGAAAAGGTGGCCGCATGA
- a CDS encoding NAD-dependent epimerase/dehydratase family protein, whose product MKRLLITGAAGNLGKLARARLGHMADVLRLSDISDMDPAGPDEEVVPCDLGDEAAVYDLVKDCDAILHLGGVSVERSWDQIQRGNITGVYNLYEAARAHGMPRILFATSNHTIGYYRQDEVLNVTDPMKPDGLYGVSKCFGEAMASMYHSKFGQETALIRIGSCFEKPRDRRMLATWMSPDDFISLIECVFRAPMLGCPIIWGVSDNDLGWWNTDTAKLIGWRPKDNSEAFRAEIEATPCPPADAPQSVYQGGLFTAEPIHKD is encoded by the coding sequence ATGAAACGACTGCTGATCACCGGAGCCGCCGGAAACCTTGGCAAACTGGCCCGTGCCCGCCTGGGCCACATGGCCGACGTGCTGCGCCTGTCCGACATCTCCGACATGGACCCCGCAGGCCCCGACGAAGAAGTCGTGCCCTGCGATCTGGGTGATGAAGCCGCTGTTTACGATCTGGTCAAGGATTGCGATGCCATCCTGCATCTTGGTGGCGTGTCGGTCGAACGATCGTGGGACCAGATCCAGCGCGGCAATATCACCGGCGTCTACAACCTCTACGAGGCCGCCCGCGCCCACGGCATGCCCCGCATTCTGTTCGCCACCTCGAACCACACCATCGGCTATTACCGACAAGACGAAGTGCTGAACGTCACCGACCCGATGAAGCCCGACGGTCTCTACGGGGTGTCCAAATGCTTTGGCGAGGCGATGGCGTCGATGTACCATTCCAAGTTCGGCCAAGAGACCGCGTTGATCCGCATCGGGTCGTGCTTTGAAAAGCCCCGCGACCGGCGGATGCTGGCCACATGGATGTCGCCCGACGATTTCATCTCGCTGATCGAATGCGTGTTCCGCGCGCCGATGCTGGGCTGTCCGATCATCTGGGGCGTGTCCGACAACGATCTTGGCTGGTGGAACACCGACACCGCCAAGCTGATCGGCTGGCGGCCCAAGGACAACTCGGAAGCCTTCCGCGCCGAGATCGAAGCAACCCCCTGCCCGCCCGCCGATGCACCGCAAAGCGTCTATCAGGGTGGTCTGTTCACAGCCGAGCCGATCCACAAGGATTAA